A stretch of DNA from Arachis hypogaea cultivar Tifrunner chromosome 19, arahy.Tifrunner.gnm2.J5K5, whole genome shotgun sequence:
TCTGGTTCTGCAGTACCAACTTTCAGATgctataacttttaatttaaacagAATTTTGAGTTGCTTCCAAAAGGATTTTAAAGATCTATCAGTCTATTTTAAGTGAGTACAATTTTCATGTTCATATCTATTTTGTAGACTTAGATAAGTCACTTGGAAAATCAGTTATTTGCTGGAAACTCTGAACTGGTTTATGAAAACAGGGCTGTATTTCTAAGCTTATAACTTTTTCATGTGACATGGTAATAATCTAAAATTTAGTTTTCTGGAAAGCTGAAAGAGTCTTGTCtaagtacataaattttgaaagGAAATGGATGAGAACtggatttttagtgaatttaacAAATTTACTGCTCACTGCTGTTTTCTGCAATGATagcagaattttaaaaatatttgtaatattTTCAGTTATGGTCGGAATGCCCCAGAACcaagttttattttctaaaccCGTGATTTTACAATAACTAAAGGGATTAAAGAGAGTATAATGACCAATTAAGAATGTTTACCTGGTAAATAGTTAAGGAAAGTTTGAACGTTGTTAAAGctgagggaacccgtaagggtggttttAGTGCTATTTTAGAGGAGATTATGTCCGAATTTCTATAAAAGTTCAAGGACTTAGTTTAATGAAAATGTGTAAGTTGCCCCTAAGAAAGGTTAAAGTTAAAGACAATGATATTAAGATAAAGTGAAGAAAGAAATGAGGAACAAGGAATGAAATAAAAGTTGAGAATTATATTGAATGGGCCTTGTGCCGTACTACTAATGCGAAAGTGCCCGCCTAATggatagcctgagattgctaatgcgggaatgttcgctTAATTGATAGCACTGTTCCTTACTGTGATACACATTGAAATGTTATTATAATGAGGCCTAATTGACAcgggtaaccgtgatgccaaggtgtctaatTGACACAGTAAAGGGACCATACTGGGGTTCACTctgagtaacgtcgggttgcgggtagataaccgacgcatgagctcatggcctgcgctaggaataggtatgcatcatcttgtttgcgcATATGAACTTCTTGTGAATTATTTACTGCCATTTCTTTCTTGTTCATGCTACTTACTTGTCATAAATATGTTTGTGCCTTGAGTCTCTGTATTTGTTCTTTTTCTGTTTCGCGACAACTTAGAGATAAAGACCCTAGGTTCCCCTTTTTCCTTACTGAGAACTCTAGGTTCTcacccttcttttctttcttttcccccTCCCCAGACGGGTCCGGCAGAGGAGCCCTGTGAGTTTCGTTCTAACCGCTGAGCTATGAGGATCCGGCGCGCGGTGGAGTCTTCATATGGAGCATGTTTTGGACCTCTTTCTTGCACAATGTTCGGAGATCACTCCAGAGTTAGTCGCAGTGGATCTTTCGCTCCTGTTTGATGATCTTAGTATCACTTTCCCCTCACTTTTGTAGTACTTTTAGAGGGGTAGAACATCTTAGTAGTTCGGTTCCAGCTTAGGAAACCCGTGTGAGGGTTGGGActgatttcttcttttgtatctgtACATATAACTTGGTGTGATACTCGGCTTTGATGGATGACACGTATCCTTGAACTTAACTcgtgtatattatatatatgtttatatatgttattttctgtTGCCTTGTGTTTTCTTACACGACAACTCTGAAGAAACTAACCTTGTGAGCAACTAAACGCTATTCCACAAGTAGTAATCTGTTCACGATTAAACCGATAAAGGCttttattgatattaatttataaaaatctgAGTCTAGAGCTAAGTAGGCCGCACGACGAGTAACACCTAGACATTTGGCATTGGTCATGACGTGTCGAAAGTTGGGGTGTTAcagttggtatcagagcagttcgtcctttGAGCCTTGGGATGGACTGTCTATACTTTCTTGCATACTCTGAATCTTTTTATACCATGCAGTTAGGATATTTTGGTAATATATTCTGCATGAAGGTCTGTGAACATCCATTGTAGTAATATTAATActtgattttgatatattaagactgatcaccttaatattgattaTTGGGTATTGATAGGACTCAAATGGCTGCGAATAGGCGAGGACGCCCTCGACTGGGAGGAACGAGTGAGGGAAATTTCCCTGATGCAGCGGCTATTCTCGAATCTGTAAACGCTATGGCCGCTGCTGTATGTGAATCAGTAGCTGCTACTAACCGAGTAGCTGAACGTCTTGATCGTCAGAATGGAATTGAAAATAACCATGGGCCTAGACAAGAAAATGAAAATGGTGAAGAAGGTGAAGCTGGACTACGTAACCGGCCCATGACTCTAGCCACTTTCTTGAAGATAAATCCGCCTCAATTCCATGGGAACACTAGTGCTACACGAGCTGATGACTGGTTTAAAGAAATAGGACGAGCAATGCGAGCCCAACAAGTCCCTGAAAGACAGCGAGTGGAATTTGCTGCTTATATGTTGAGGAATGACGCGCAACATTGGTGGCAGGGAATACTCCAACTACTAGGAAGAGAAGCTATTGACATCTCCTGGGAGGAATTTTCAGttgaattttataagaagtattttcctGAGTGTTCTCGCACCGCTAAGGAATTGGAGTTGCTTCAATTAAAACAAGGAAACATGACAGTCAGTGAgtacactcgcaagtttgaagagTTATGCCGGTTCTCGAACATTTGTCAAGGAGCACCAGCTGCATTCGAGAAATGGAAGTGCATCAAGTTCGAAGGAGGACTTAGAGAAGAACAGTTAGCTCATGTGGGCCCGATGGAAATACAGAATTTTGCAGAATTAGTTAACAAGAGCCAACTGACGGAGGAATGTGTAAAGAAGCTGGTGGCAGCACAAACTAAGCACAAAAACCTTCCAACAAGGGATTTCAATCGTAACCTCGCTCCTCAAGGAAGAAACTTCAAAGTAACTCGGCAGCCAGACTTAGGCAAACAATTGCAATCGACCCAACCAAGACTGATATGCACTGTGTGTGGAAGGAATCATGGGGGAAAACCCTGCTTGCTGAAGTCTGGGGTTTGCTATAATTGCGGAAAGCCCGGACATATAGCCAAAGAATGCATTCGACGAAAGCCTGAATTTGGTTCCCTTGGACAGCAACAGCTAGGAAGGGTGTTTGTCTTGGATGCGAGAAATACTACCAAAATCGATCCCCACACTCGAGGTAacgaaattttgaggacaaaattttttttaggagggtagaatgtaaccaCCCTACCCCATAAGGcctgtgatttttttttattattctttacaGCGTTCGCTGACACGCATAGGTTTATATATAAGTAGCATAGATAACGAATTAGAATTAGAACACGTAGCGCAAAACTTTTCTTTTAGTGCTTCCAAGCGACGAACCTTTTTCCGATTCAATTATTCTATGGAATAAGTATTCCCTTGAACCATATTAGTTAgataattcaaatttttgaaccggTTTGATTTTTCTTCTCTCGGTTCAACCAAACCATGCTTTTCTTAAATAACCCAGATCTAGAAAAACTCTGATTAAACTCATCTTCCCTTCTTCTCTCACAACCGAACGTGTTGTCCAAGACCATGGTTACCTCTTCATTGTAATCAATACTGTGATGTGGTGTTGCAAGAGGAAGAGGCCACGAAGCCTTGTCACACCAGCTCACCTCTTCCCACCTTCTGTAGATATATATAGATGAGCCAAGTCCCTCAATTTTCCTGGAAACCACACGAAGAGAAGAAAGGAAGCAAGAGTGGcggccaagaagaaggaagaggaagacCCAGCAGAAATCATCATCATCTGCGTGCGTCACCaccaagaagaaggagaagggtcATCAAGAGAGCTGCTACCCGAAGCCAAAGAAGGAACCCTACCGCTTTCCTTTCCTGGTTTTCTTAGTGTTCCTCTTGTTGGGTAAGAACCAGTAACTTGTGTTCTGTTGATTTTTTCCTAAATTAAAGATTCTACCCTTATTGAGCTCCAATTCTTTTAATTGGTAACCAAACCAATCAATTCAGCCCATCACAAGAGTAAGAACTCTTCTCTTGCTCCATATGCAACTCGGCCAATTAGCTCTATGAATTGACAAATCTCTTTAATTATGTTTGTTATGGTTTTCTGATTTAATATAGCAAAGGACAAACTTTGGTTTGTGAAATTCTCGAAGAGAGGTAAGGGATAGTCTATACAAGATATGTTACTTGCAGCTGTGTATACTGCTTATGACTGATGGTTTATCATGTGTTTGTTTGTTGAAAAGTGTATAGTGAATTTTTGTTATGATAAAGATGTAGAAAAGTGAGTTTGAGTTATGAGTGGGCCTTTGCAACAAGGGGTAAATTAATGAATATAAACTCTTAGAGCTGTGTTGATTATGCTAGTAACTTTAGTTAGTCAAAAGAAAGGTAAAATTAAGGTTTTAGATGAATCCTAGGCTTGAATATAGGATTTGGTATGTGAGGTTGTTGGAAATGCTTTGTGCAGAATTTCTGCAGAAATATGCATAATTGGCAGTAAAACGAATGATTTTCTGGGAGCATTCCAGACCTAATTTTTAGATGAGATTATTTTTCTGTAAAACTTTAGTGTGTCTTGAACATGCCATAAAAATTTCAGAGAATTTGGCCAAGCGGtttggaagatatgattttttgaagttTAGTGGTTGCTGCAGATTTTTCTGGTTTTCTGGTTCTGCAGTACCAACTTTCAGATgctataacttttaatttaaacagaattttgagttgattccaaaataattttaaagatctATCAGTCTATTTTAAGTGAGTACAAGTTTTATGTTCATATCTATTTTGTAGACTTAGATAAGTCACTTGGAAAATCAGTTATTTGCTGGAAACTCTGAACTGGTTTATGAAAACAGGGCTGTGTTCCTAAGCTCATAACTTTTTCATGTGACATGGTAATAATCTGAAATTTATTTTTCTGGAAAGCTGAAAGAGTCTTGTCtaagtacataaattttgaaagGCAATGGATGAGAACtggatttttagtgaatttaacAAATTTACTGCTCACTGCTGTTTTCTGCAATGATAGcagaattttaaaaacatttgTACAATTTTCAGTTATGGTCGGAATGCCCCAGAACcaagttttattttctaaaccCGTGATTTTACAATAACTAAAGGGATTAAAGAGAGTATAATGACCAATTAAGAATGTTTACCTGGTAAATAGTTAAGGAAAGTTTGAACGTTGTTAAAGctgagggaacccgtaagggtggttttAGTGCTATTTTAGAGGAGATTATGTCCGAATTTCTATAAAAGTTCAAGGACTTAGTTTAATGAAAATGTGTAAGTTGCCCCTAAGAAAGGTTAAAGTTAAAGACAATGATATTGAGAGATAAagtgaagaaagaaaaatgaggaaCAAGGAATGAAATAAAAGTTGAGAATTATATTGAATGGGCCTTGTGCCGTACTACTAATGCGAAAGTGCCCGCCTAATggatagcctgagattgctaatgcgggaatgttcgcctaattgatagcactgttccttactgtgatacacattgaaatgttattataatgaggcctaattgacacgggtaaccgtgatgccaaggtgtctaatTGACACAGTAAAGGGACCATACTCGGGGTTCACTctgagtaacgtcgggttgcgggtagacaaccgacgcatgagctcatggcctgcgctaggaatagacatgcatcatcttgtttgcgcATATGAACTTCTTGTGAATTATTTACTGCCATTTCTTTCTTGTTCATGCTACTTACTTGTCATAAATGTGTTTGTGCCTTGAGTCTCTGTATTTGTTCTTTTTCTGTTTCGCGACAACTTAGAGATAAAGACCCTAGGTTCCCATTTTTCCTTACTGAGAACTCTAGGTTCTcacccttcttttctttcttttcccccTCCCCAGACGGGTCCGGCAGAGGAGCCCTGTGAGTTTCGTTCTAACCGCTGAGCTATGAGGATCCGGCGCGCGGCGGAGTCTTCATATGGAGCATGTTTTGGACCTCTTTCTTGCACAATGTTCGGAGATCACTCCAGAGTTAGTCGCAGTGGATCTTTCGCTCCTGTTTGATGATCTTAGTATCACTTTCCCCTCACTTTTGTAgtatttttagaggggtaggacgtCTTAGTAGTTCGGTTCCAGCTTAGGAAACCCGTGTGAGGGTTGGGActgatttcttcttttgtatctgtACATATAACTTGGTGTGATACTCGGCTTTGATGGATGACACGTATCCTTGAACTTAACTcgtgtatattatatatatgtttatatatgttattttctgtTGCCTTGTGTTTTCTTATACGACAACTCTGAAGAAACTAACCTTGCAAGCAACTAAACGCTATTCTACAAGTAGTAATCTGTTCACGATTAAACCGATAAAGGCttttattgatattaatttataaaaatctgAGTCTAGAGCTAAATAGGCCGCACGACGAGTAACACCTAGACATTTGGCATTGGTCATGACGTGTCGAAAGTTGGGGTGTTACAGtttctattctatattctattattctagcatcttagtttatATTCTCTTGTTGACGTCTTtacttttccaatttaatttatgaactcttcatgttagattcaatttcttttttaatgcaatttgaggtatttcatatttattgcttctttcttcatttgttattattgattccttgcaattgttggttttagattttacattctcttattacttttctatgcttttattttatgccttccaagtgtttgataaaatgcttggttggattttaaattagatttttatgttcttgacttggattgattatttagagactcttgagttatcaaaagtcttttgttgaatGGTAATTGGAGAGTGcgggttagcttgaacttcaccaaagctagtctctcactatgagttgactaggacttgtgaactcaagttgattgtatgcacctGATCTTCTTCCGatccattggttagaggttaactataagacccataattttcgaaaattattattatgagctaatttcaattttatttattcattaaagactttatttttagaaaattattttattaaaagtaattaaatcaagtttcgataattaaattaaaaattttacttaattttataattattgaataattttctatatttaaattatagagCTTAAtagttgtaaaataataagaatttaatacaatttagttaaataattgagaatttagaatttaatactttaattttataaacaaagaaaattaattatattatttttaattttaaattagaatacttaattaaaatctaattagcaaattgataaataaataatatttttaaaataattttaaagaattaaattagattttaaacttatacattatatcataattttattaGAAATCATGTGTAGGTTTTGAGACGGACTTCATTAACAGTCTTCTTGCACCATTGActtaatcattattattattattattattattccatccAGTCATATACCTACAAACACAAATGCACCCACACATAAGTACATAACACATACGGAGAGGGattaagaaaggaaaaaagaaagaaagaaaggaaagaaagaaagaaagaaaagaagaaagaaagagggaaagaagggaagcGGGGAAGGGGGCCGccgaggaagagaagaagaagacccGTGAGAGAGGGAGAGCGCTAGGGGAGGAGGAGCTGTTCGCACCGCCACCGTCGTGTCACCTGTGCCGTCGCCATCGTCCGTCGCGCCGCTACCACGCTGTGTAACCGTTGAGAACAGAGACGCGAAGGAGAGGAGGCCACGGGTCACTGTCCTCGAAGCTTTCGTCGTCACTGTGCAGAGCCGTCGCTATCGTCATCATCGCAGGTTGATGCTGCTGCGCTTGTGATGTCACCGCCTCTGGGTTTGTCACCGTAGAGGATGGTCGCAggcagaagaaggagaagagaccTCCGTCGCCGCCGAGCCAAACGCAGGAGAGAGAAGGAGCCCGCGGGAGAGGAGCTTGTTACCGCCGCTTCTACCGCTGGTAAGGTTTTAAGTTGGTTTTTGTTTCCTTTGAATTTCCGAGAGTTTAATCATCGCTGTATGTTTGTTTCAGTCGCCGTTGCCGAAGTTCTGGTCGCCGCTACCGCCAAACCAGTTCAGCTACCGCCGCTGTTTCATTTTCTTAGTTCGGTAAGTACTTATGTTTCGGAAACCCATGTTAATATTCtgttatgtttggttataaactcTAAGATTCTGGTAACGTAGGGTCGTGTTTTGAGCATTGCATCTCACTTTTAAGTTGCTGTGAGTGCTGCGAAAGTGATCAGTGACTGAGTTTGCGGTTGCTGTTGGTTTCGAGTTAAGAGAAATGGTTTCATTGACGCGTTTGAGTTATGGTTTCGACGAGTCGAGGTAggggttttcttaaaatttattttatcttatagagttgttataaatagatagtaatgtgagaaacatatgtctgtgattatgattgtcttataaatgtggttgtttgctggactgaatGATTGATTACTTGATTGCTGGAGTAATTT
This window harbors:
- the LOC140172984 gene encoding uncharacterized protein; this translates as MAANRRGRPRLGGTSEGNFPDAAAILESVNAMAAAVCESVAATNRVAERLDRQNGIENNHGPRQENENGEEGEAGLRNRPMTLATFLKINPPQFHGNTSATRADDWFKEIGRAMRAQQVPERQRVEFAAYMLRNDAQHWWQGILQLLGREAIDISWEEFSVEFYKKYFPECSRTAKELELLQLKQGNMTVSEYTRKFEELCRFSNICQGAPAAFEKWKCIKFEGGLREEQLAHVGPMEIQNFAELVNKSQLTEECVKKLVAAQTKHKNLPTRDFNRNLAPQGRNFKVTRQPDLGKQLQSTQPRLICTVCGRNHGGKPCLLKSGVCYNCGKPGHIAKECIRRKPEFGSLGQQQLGRVFVLDARNTTKIDPHTRDGSGRGAL